GCAGCTTCTAAGTGATTTGATCGGTGAATTAATTCTGGATCAGTTATTACTTGTGATATAATGATTCGACCATTCGAATTAGGTGGGTCATTTTCGAATAATGTCAGTTTTCCACCAAActgaaattaaacaaatgtCTGTGTAATTGTCAAATTAAACATGGATATTAAAATTTAACACCCTACTGACTACATTTCATATCATCAAAAAGAGTTAAAATGTAAATTGTAAATCGGTAAAACTGAGTATAAGTTAGTTCAACGTACAGATTACACAATTATGTAAAGTACACAGATTACTCACACCAAACGAAGCTCCAACAGGCCTTTTTAGCCATTTAGGAGCTTTTTTCAGATCTACTGTTGATTCATTTTGCAGCAATGGCGGTGCTTGAGCAAAGGCATCCATTCCAGGAAACGAATCAGCAATCTTGTTCGAAGTTTCACTTGAAACTTGTTGCTGACCACCCAAGAGTGAGTAAACAACTGCATGGCCATCAAAACTACTGCCAGCTACTAATCCAGGATTGCGTGGACACCAAGAGACATCAAAGTTCCACTGATTTGTTTGTGCCAACTCACAAAGTACTTCTCCATTCTATGATTGAATGAACACTCATGACTAAATTCAATCAAAGTGTCAAAATATGGCATGCAAAGTTGTAGATAAACTTACAGTCGCCGTTGAGTTTGGGTTCCAACAAAGTATTCTATTGTCTTTGGCACAACTGACCAGAAGATCAGGGTCGTGTAGATTCCAAGCAATTGAAAGAACGCCTCGCTGATGAGCCGCTAAAGTTTTTAGGGGTGATGTGGCAAATCTGAGATCCCAAAGCTGAATTATCGGGCTCTGATCATCTTCTGATGCAAGGCATAACTGTGTTGCAACATCTGGATGCCACTGTACCACTTTCCACCGAACCTGAAGTTAAGATGAGTAATTGGTTGATAGTGTATGACAATTTGattaacttgaaaaaaactaaaccTACCCTTGAGTTTGCATCATTCAGCTTGATTATTGGCTCATTTTTCCGTAGGTCCCAAATCACACATCTTTGAGAGAAAGTGGAAGCGAGAATGTGTTGCACTGAAATAGTAACACTCGATCTTATAATTATCATACtgttttctacaaaaaattttgaagttaAATCAACAGTTTCAAATCTGCAAATTACCAGTTTTGGAATTTGAATTGGCTGAGTTGAGTTTGGAAAGGGATTCGATTAATTATAAGTAAGTGAAAATTTACACCTGAGTTTatgataatataatttatacccTATACCTTGCTTGTTCCATGCAATATACTGGACATCTTCCAGAGGTTGACTTCGAGTTCCCGGAGTCATTGGAGTGTTGGTATTAACGAGATCCCATATGTAAATTTCACTTTCTGTGGCTCCTGTGGCCAATAAATTTGATTGGAAAGGATTAAAATCCATGGCTCGCACAGGACCAGTATGCTTGTCAGGGCTACTGAGGATGCAATCACTTTCATTGGCTAACATCTTAGCcgctgaataaatttttatagttcCATAATCACAACCGCCTACTATTATACCAGCAGGATTATTGCCGAAAGATCCCCATATGATCTTGTGATACCttgaaaacaagaaacacTTTTAAATATCAGTAAGTatctaaaaattgaaacataaGGGAAGATAAGGATAGCATAAATTTATATGGATTTTCAACAATAAGAATatgaaaggaagaaaatgaTTCAAGGGTAACCTGTGATCACTAGATATCGAAGCTTTAAGATCCATGTCATAGCCGGGTTCTTGTAGATTAAGAGCATATAAATCCAAGCTGGCTGATGTGCTGAAGCTAGCATCTAACTGTTGAGCAGCGGTTCCTGCCGCTAGCAATATCGGATGTTGAGCAGGTGGAGACCACGCCACATTTACAGTGCGTAACAGTTCCTTCACTTTCATCTTGTATACTGATCACCgtaacgaataaaaatattaattgttttaaattaaTGACTTTTAAAAAGTTACATAAGCAAATATATGTGTTATACTTCTGGAGATATAAGTACacaaataattatcaataataCAACCAAACGGGTCATGATAGTCTGACTTGTACAACAGCAGACAGTGGtatcaagtttttaattactcggaGTACGAGTAATGAATTCTtaacaataattcaaaaatgaaagatgCAATATTGCTACGCAAGAGATCTGATCAGCTACAGCATTGATGATAGAGCCGTACAGCAATGAATACTGGATGCATCGTTGCAAGATGAGATCACAAAccgtaaatattttcctaatATAAAGTAATACACCTTATGAAAGGTCCAGTTGTCTGGTGGAGGACAGGATTTGATAGTCGACTGAAATGTCATACGGATTAATAAGAACTACCTGACATATGCAGTTAAGAACACAATCTGGgcataaaattgaaacgaataatGATGTAAACAATCCTGTGGCTAACCTTGCTTTCGTTCCGCTCAGTATGAATAATccttataaatataatttcggTAACGTCAGGTAAATTTGATTCACCACCGTCAACACTTCCAACGTGGCGACTGCCGGACTGCCTGTAGTTCGTAGCGCGGCGTAGCAAAATTCAGCGGAAGGCTCCGGCTCCACAACCAGCCACGAAGTGTAGCCGGCTACGACTGGTCGCTACCGTTCGGTGGTAACTTGTGATGGCGCGGCTTCAAATTTAGTTCCTAAAAGCGACACCAGGTGGATCAGTCATATGTTTGTAAACTTTTGTAAACTTGCTCTGACTGTAAATGTCAGGCAGGCACTGAACTATGATAcaatcttacaattagagcGTATAACAGTACAATCTACTGATTcgtatgaatatattttttcaaaatatatctACACATTCGTGTGTGTATGATTTGAAGATGATGAAGTCTGATCTGCACAGCATTGAGTAATTAGCACGGGAAACAAACGAGCTCAATTTGATGGTGCAATTTTATTGAGTACACTGAGGTCAGTACAGTTTCCTCTGCCATTATCATGTATAATTCTATTTTTAGATTACGGCAAATATTGAGTCTAAATTGCCGTATTCtacattttctgaaattaaacgattattttacaattaacaccgttattaaaataatttctgctATCCCCCAGGTGATCTCGTTGCTGTAAACAATTATTGTTTCTAACcctaaaatttcaataatggTTGAGGAGAGCGTGAATTCTTATAACAAACCGAAAGTAAGAGTTACGTTGCATCCTTGGAATTACaagttataatattttattaagtGTGAGAATGTTTTCACATGCCTTAAGTATTCTCTCTGTGATTCAGAATAAAACTGCGCGGCCCCGTCCAGTTTACTTGTGGAATGTCTTAGATGTACAGAAGTGGTTGCGGAGACACTGTAGCGATTACTATCAATTGTATCATGAAAAGTTTTTGTATGTAAGTGAGAGAATATGATAGCACGTAACGTCCGACTTATTGTATTATGTATGTAATTTTGACTTTAGGGAATAATTCATTGATTTCAAGCatattatatttgaatataacaGATGCGGACCTAATTCCTGTATTGTTTTCTCTTTATACAGCATGATATAACTGGCAGAGCGCTTCTGAGGGTCAATGAGAACATTTTACTGCGATTAGGAATCGTGAATGAGGAACACAGATCGGATATATggagagaaattatgaaattgcGATTAAAAACGGACATATTGGAGATTAGAGATATTGAACGTAGAAATAATACTAATTATGATTGATATTGAGATTGTGCCGACAATTACTATCATTAGAATTAATGTTTTTATCAGTCACTTTGTACCTTTCATTGAATATTCCCTCTTTCACTGATATTGTACATCTAGGGAATGAGCAAAGCGATCAATATTTCGATGgatgaaaaatcgtttcacactttgaataccgatttcaCCGATTTTCATCTACAAACTAACATATTAATTAgtaaaacatatttttgtacCCAGTTGTTTGATAAAAAGTTATTTTATTACTACCATTGATGAGTATTTCAACTAAAAATATTACCAGGGGATCGAA
Above is a genomic segment from Neodiprion pinetum isolate iyNeoPine1 chromosome 1, iyNeoPine1.2, whole genome shotgun sequence containing:
- the ave gene encoding protein aveugle; the protein is MVEESVNSYNKPKNKTARPRPVYLWNVLDVQKWLRRHCSDYYQLYHEKFLYHDITGRALLRVNENILLRLGIVNEEHRSDIWREIMKLRLKTDILEIRDIERRNNTNYD